ggctactacatgatttaatatgttttatttaatagttttgatttcttcactattattcaaaaaAATTGAAAATAGTAAATCTAAAGAAAACCTCTtaattgagtaggtgtgtccaaacttttgactggtactgtatgtcattgTTGTGTTATCttttcactcaggttccctttatctaatcttaggttttggttgaagatctgagaATATTCAGTATTAAAAATATGCAAAAGTTGGAGAAAATTTGAAAGGGGGCAAATAATTTTGCACAGCACTGCTGTGTATCTTGCATTTCAGGATGTACAGTGAAAACTTGAACAAGTTTCATTTACAACTAGAGCAGGCTAGACATTTGGGCAGGCGATTTCCAGAGACAATTCGTAGACAACAATAGATTGTTGTCTACGAATTGAACAAGAAATTCTGGCATTTTGAGATGACAGGTGCATTTGGAAATACATTCTCATGCTTGATTGTGTCAATATTACTAAGTTGTGCTTTCATGATGAACTTTATTCATTTCAGATAACATATAATAACATCAAGATTTTCTTCAGATTAACTACATTCTATTTTTGGTATTAAATCAGTGATTTGAAAAGGTTTCAAAGTGGAAGCATTCCATAATAATTCCTTTTTATACCATGTGGATCCCAGTAATCATGTACTTCTGTGTCATTCAAGATCATATACAATTTTGAGTATGACATTTTATTACTGGTCTGTGTAACCATGCAGTACCATACTCCAGTGTGACCTGTGGTGTCACACATCTCTCAGCTCCACCATCTTCCTGCGGATTTGTTTGATGTCCTTTTGCAGCTTCTCCTTGTCCAGCCGGGCTTTAGTGTCACCGATCTGCCTCAGCGAGTCTATGGCATCATGGGTAGACTGGAACCCTGGCCgtcagagaggtgggggataagGAGAGTCAGTCCCTACAACATGACTTACAGCCTTGTAGACTCTCCTATAGGCTCTGccttactgctgctgctgtgtgttgAACATTAAGAACCTTGTCAATTATGCattgtccccccctctcttttccctTCCTTTCCTCTGAAGACAGAGTGAACGATTGAGGGGTCTGAAGCGCTAGCCTCGCAGCCTTATTAAAGCTGAGATTGAGGCGTGATTCATCCCTGGGTTTATTGCTAGTTTTATTTACTGAGCTGTCCCTTCGCCTTTTTCACGGGGGTTTCAGAAGCCCTGCAGAGTGAAGGCCTTAGAGCCAACATCAGCTCCTTGGGGAAATTAACTATAAACTGTGATCAGAAAATTGGCATTAGATGTCAACCCAACAACAGGCTGCCGTGCTTACGTCCGCCCCATGACTTATTAACAGAGAGATAGGGACATAGATAACATCGCCTCAACTCCATGCTTGAAGGCTTGGTGGAAGAGCCTGTTACATTTTCATGTGTCACCTTCCATCGGTTTCTTTTGATTTTGTTTTCATGTCACATCGAGTGGATCGATTTGACTAGACCCTGTTTATGGAAACCCCAATAAATAAATAGATATTTCACACGTTTGACTTACCTGATGTCTCACGAAAGACGCTGTTTGTCACTGCTGTAACTATGCTTCGGTTGTGCGCTCATTGTCTATCTGCTCCAAAAGGCACTATTCTCAATTCGTTTCTGAGCTCAGGTGGCACTTAATCAGGCCTGCTTAATCAGAACAGGCCCAAACAACTGTGAGGTGTGTAATTTAACTTTGCCAAAGAAATTACAAGCTGAGAGCTCATTGCTAATGTAGGCCATTGGATCTAGGTCTTTAATGCACCTGCCCAGTTGTCCTATTTATCGTTCCTTCGCTGATCCCAATTGTGACAGTCATCCACACCATATATAAGTTATACCGAatacccagagtttttcctggtaaAGGTCTCCTGTCTCTGGTATTGACAGTGTTCGTGAGGGTGTAAGTAGCGACCTGACTGGTAGTCCTGTTTGATCAGCTGCAGCTCTTCCCGGAGGCTGGTCTCCAATGTGCTGATCCTACTGTGGAGTTTGCTCTTCGAGTGCTTCACCCTGTCTCCCTGGTGCTCCTGTTCCAGCTGAATCTCTGCTCTCTCCACACGGACTGACAGCAGCCTGACCTGCTCACTGAGCCTCCCATCCACCTCCACCTGCACACACCCACACGCCTTACCATAGTCCAGCAgacaaactgacacacacacacacacacacacatttatgcaTACTACCATTTTGTCCTGCAGTAGTGACCGTAGCACCTCACtgctatgtctgtgtgtctgtgctgagCTGCTTAGCTGTTGCTCTGTCCACGTCCTGAGTCTGTCTGTGTCCTCCCTCGTCTCCCTTACCACACCAGAGCTTCTGTAGGAGGAATATATATGTTATTGATGTTATATCCACAATCAACTGGGTACAGATTGTTGAGGATTGTGAACAATCATATACACCTCACAAGAGTCACCTCTGAGAGTCTGGTTACGGATGGGGTACTGAGAAATCGGCCTAAACAGTTGCACAACTATGTCAATAGTCTATCTCAGATTTAGGGTGTGAAGAATGTTCAGCATCTCACTTCTTATTAACTGAGTACGTTTCTATAGCAGGCCCTGCAGTTGGATGGGAGGAGGAGGTACCCTAAACTATGTTCTCTTGGGTAGTTGTGCCAGTGACCTTCTCAGCAAACAGCACACCCTTTGTTTTGTTTGGTCTGCAAGCCAAGCACTTCACTCTGCTGCACTCAAATGCTGCCTCTCCATTAGAAGTCCACAGCCAGGCTTTCCCCATTGGAGAGGAGAGACTTCGACACAGCCATCTGTCCACACTAATCTTAAATAGCAGAGGAAAGTCCCAAAAACAGTGTGGTGAAAGCTGCCACCTTGGATATGCCGAGTTAGCTTCCCACAAAGGCTTTCTGTGAGTTTTAGCACAATATACTCGATTACTCATCAATAACTGCCTCAAGGGTGTGACGTTATGTCTTAACCCCTTAGCGTCTGAAATAGAGCATGGCTCATTCCTCTCATCGAGTGTTTCCTCTTGACAGAGTTTCAGTGAGGCAGCATCTAGGGTGGGTATGGGTGCTCTGTGGGTTGTGTACctgcgtgtgtatgtgcgtgcgggTGCTGCGTGCGTGTGGCAATGAAAATGTCACAACCACCTGAGGATATCTCCTTTTAAACCATCTAGTTCCTGTGTTTGAGGAGTGCAAAATCCGCTTGCCACTTACATTTCACTGGATTGTTTGCGTTCATTTTTCTCTGGCGGCTCTCTCCCACTCTTGCTCGTGCCATCTTTTTCCATTAATGTAATGACTGAGGAAACGTTTGTAATGACCTGTCAAACGCACTtaggtaatggctgaaatgggctcAATGAAATACATTGGCTTTCCGTTGCATCTATAGGAGCGCTGATGCGATTAACACATTGTCTAGAGACCTTTTCTGCTCAATTGAAAAAAGTAATGATTTAATACAGTTGTAACGTTTACAAATTAGATGCGCCGAAATATGTATTAATTTATTCATGTATGCAACTACACCTAGTGTACATATGTGCAATTCCACGtgacagcatccctgtggaacgctttcgacaccttgtagagtccataccccgatgaattgaggctgtcctTACCAAaagggggtacaactcaatattaggaatctGTTTctactgttttgtacactcagtggatTTGAGCGCATTATAAGAAAAAAAGATACattatacaataaatgtaataCCTGAATTCCCACCAAAATGCCTGAACTTCATTCATTATTTGTCCTTGCCAGTAAAATGTTTTGTGCTATACTGTAATTCAGCCATCTGATGGATTATAATTTGGAGTATCTTTATCCATTGTACAACTTGCAttcattaaaatgtttttttacaaCTTTCAATGACcgttgctagtgtgtgtgtgtgtgtgtgtgtgtgtgtgtgtgtgtgtgtgtgtgtgtgtgtgtgtgtgtgtgtgtgtgtgtgtgtgtgtgtgtgtgtgtgtgtgtctgtttgtgcgcatctgtgtgtgtggtttgaaGGGGCTGGGCTGTGCAACATGATGTGCTTAAGATATTCATTACCTGTTCCTGGGGCCAGGCCATAATGGATTAGATACAGATGGATTACCTGCTTGGGTCAGATCTTAGTGTctccattgtaaaaaaaaactttaaaaaaaggTGGATTCAACATTGACTAATGATTTTGCCTCACCACTTATAATGGCAAAGGTAGTGCATTTCACAAGGAAAGGAGAGAGCTATCTCTTATATTGCCGATGAAAAATAAGGATGTAAGACCAAGCTTCCTTGACGTAGGGGCTTTTACCTAGTTCCTTCCTGGTGCTACTACGTGATGTACTGTTATATTCTGTGGCATAGAATACAGCATAGGTACTAGTATTCGTACCCCCTTCCCCCCATTAATAGTATGATTAAGTTGTCCCTCTACAGGCTTTTTAAGGTCAGTGTCTAGGTTGTGTGTTAAAGGGGATTACTGTAAGAGCACAAGACACACTTGTCCTCCAGGAGCTTGATTTGGCTGCGCAGGTCAGTCCAGCTGTTTCTCTGGTCGTGGGTCTGCTCCACCAGCAAGACCTCCAGTCTGCTAACTGCCTGAgacagctgcacacacacacacacacacacacacacacacacacacacacacacacacacacacacacacacacacacacacacacacacacacacacacacacacacacacacacacacacacacacacacacacacacacacacacactttaaatacTTGACTTGAATCCACCAATCAAATGTACATTAAAAAAGGATCCAAACATTTAAAGGTCCTTGTATGGACACTCCAGAcaggaaggcagacagacaggcagtgtaAACAGTCAACTCAGCCTCACACCTGGCCCTTGTGTGACATACACatgaagagtttatttccaaaaacGCTATATTCCATATTCCATATTCGCTATattctgtgttgatgtgtgtgaaAAATATGACTGTTCTCAGGTTTTTTGTTCATAGATTTTTAGATGTGTactaaaaaaaaatatcaaaacGCTATACATCCATTGTTTAAATGacaaacatttcaaatgtaaatgttttacatacaaatctcatattactgtactgaattattattagaattgtttttatattgatgtcacaaatgtatcatttCTACGAAAAAAAATGATGCAATGTAGTAAGTTGTTAcctttgactgtgtaaaacctagccgGACTACTTATTTATCTGA
This window of the Salvelinus fontinalis isolate EN_2023a chromosome 28, ASM2944872v1, whole genome shotgun sequence genome carries:
- the fam81b gene encoding protein FAM81B, translating into MRTINYEVLKSQIAQRDSVTSGTSFAMQSLDHKNLAGFGDLRGRVARCDASIAKLSGDVSDRAHEIARLQQELSEVKSGLGERLREMDIKLSQAVSRLEVLLVEQTHDQRNSWTDLRSQIKLLEDKSSGVVRETREDTDRLRTWTEQQLSSSAQTHRHSSEVLRSLLQDKMVEVDGRLSEQVRLLSVRVERAEIQLEQEHQGDRVKHSKSKLHSRISTLETSLREELQLIKQDYQSGFQSTHDAIDSLRQIGDTKARLDKEKLQKDIKQIRRKMVELRDV